One genomic segment of Limnothrix sp. FACHB-406 includes these proteins:
- a CDS encoding glycosyltransferase family 1 protein, translated as MTLAINLSFAIPEPTGLATYAIELLPYLRSRDPLLFSPWEMAGFRNQLVPANMTSDLGAKGHLRRLFWTQFRLPQLCRRSGVELLFCPVPEAPIQFGTRALRTLVMVHDLIPLRFFPPRSRLHLYSKYYVRRVAEQATHLLCNSQATADDLGRFFQIPAQKITVTPLAHNADRYRFLNLPRRPYFFYVGRNDPYKNLPGAIAAFAQFLRAAPANDWQFWIAGPMNPRYQPALAAQIAELGLGDRVRFLGYVPIEQLPVLLNQAIALVFPTRWEGFGIPALEAMACGTPVITSNLASLPEVTGDAALLIDPEQPRAIADAMVQVATDDRLWQELHQRSLDRASQFSWAKTAAQTQAVLRQLF; from the coding sequence ATGACCCTTGCGATTAATTTGAGCTTTGCGATTCCCGAACCAACGGGCTTGGCAACCTACGCGATCGAACTGTTGCCTTATTTGCGATCGCGGGATCCTTTGCTATTTAGCCCCTGGGAAATGGCGGGGTTTCGTAACCAGCTTGTGCCCGCCAACATGACCTCAGATTTAGGCGCAAAGGGTCATCTACGGCGACTGTTTTGGACGCAATTTCGCTTGCCGCAACTGTGCCGTCGATCGGGTGTTGAGCTGCTGTTTTGTCCGGTTCCCGAGGCCCCAATTCAGTTTGGCACTCGGGCCCTGCGCACCCTGGTGATGGTGCATGATTTGATTCCGCTGCGGTTTTTTCCGCCCCGATCGCGCCTGCATCTTTACAGCAAATATTATGTGCGCCGTGTTGCTGAACAGGCCACCCATTTGCTCTGTAATTCCCAGGCTACGGCCGATGATTTGGGCCGTTTTTTCCAAATTCCTGCCCAGAAAATTACTGTCACTCCGTTAGCCCACAACGCCGATCGCTATCGATTTTTAAACCTGCCGCGCCGCCCCTATTTTTTCTATGTGGGGCGCAATGATCCTTACAAAAATTTACCGGGGGCGATCGCGGCCTTTGCCCAATTTTTGCGGGCGGCTCCGGCCAATGATTGGCAATTTTGGATTGCTGGGCCCATGAACCCGCGCTATCAACCGGCCTTGGCGGCCCAAATTGCGGAATTGGGTTTGGGCGATCGGGTGCGCTTTTTAGGGTATGTGCCGATCGAGCAATTACCGGTGTTGCTGAACCAGGCGATCGCGTTGGTTTTTCCCACCCGCTGGGAAGGTTTTGGGATTCCGGCCCTGGAAGCCATGGCCTGCGGTACGCCCGTGATCACCTCCAATCTGGCTTCGTTGCCGGAGGTGACGGGCGATGCGGCGTTGTTGATTGACCCGGAGCAGCCCCGCGCCATTGCCGATGCGATGGTGCAGGTGGCCACCGATGACCGACTTTGGCAGGAGCTACACCAACGCAGCCTCGATCGCGCCAGTCAGTTCAGTTGGGCCAAAACCGCAGCCCAAACTCAGGCCGTTTTGAGGCAATTGTTTTAA
- a CDS encoding heme oxygenase (biliverdin-producing) translates to MSVNLATKLREGTKKSHSMAENVGFVKCFLKGVVEKSSYRKLVGNLYFVYTAMEEEMTKHKDHPVVAPINFQELYRKSSLERDLAYYYGSNWREEVKPSTAAQDYIARVREVSATAPELLVAHSYTRYLGDLSGGQILKNIAVNAMNLTDGQGTAFYEFETISDEKAFKNQYRAALNELPIDEATADRIVDEANDAFGKNMKMFMELEGNLIKAIGQMLFNTLTRRRSRGSTEELATAE, encoded by the coding sequence ATGAGCGTCAATTTAGCAACCAAACTACGCGAAGGCACGAAAAAATCACACAGCATGGCAGAGAATGTCGGCTTCGTGAAGTGCTTTCTGAAAGGCGTAGTCGAAAAAAGCTCCTATCGCAAACTGGTGGGCAACCTCTACTTTGTCTACACGGCAATGGAAGAGGAAATGACGAAGCACAAAGATCACCCGGTTGTTGCGCCGATCAACTTCCAAGAGTTGTATCGCAAGAGCAGCCTGGAGCGCGATTTGGCTTACTATTACGGCTCCAATTGGCGTGAAGAAGTGAAGCCTTCGACCGCCGCCCAAGACTACATTGCTCGGGTGCGGGAAGTGTCGGCCACGGCTCCCGAACTGTTGGTGGCCCATTCCTACACGCGCTATTTGGGTGATTTGTCCGGTGGGCAAATTCTCAAGAACATTGCCGTGAATGCCATGAACTTGACCGATGGCCAGGGAACGGCTTTCTATGAGTTTGAAACCATCTCTGATGAGAAGGCTTTCAAGAACCAATATCGGGCAGCACTGAACGAATTGCCGATCGATGAAGCCACGGCCGATCGCATTGTGGATGAAGCCAATGATGCGTTTGGCAAGAACATGAAAATGTTCATGGAATTGGAAGGCAATTTGATCAAGGCGATCGGGCAAATGTTGTTTAACACCCTGACCCGCCGCCGCAGCCGGGGCAGCACGGAAGAGCTGGCCACCGCTGAATAG
- a CDS encoding serine/threonine-protein kinase yields the protein MSFCLNPQCDRPHNPDQGNFCLNCGAPLLLRGHYRAIRPLGRGGFARTYLGIDRDRLDTPCAIKQFLPSAKTPAGRDKAIELFTREALRLRDLGDNPQIPALLGFFEEGGYLYLVQEYIAGETIDRELQRSGPFSEAKLLAFLRDLLPVLQFVHDRSTIHRDLKPLNLIRRQRDQRIVPIDFGVAKVLEANTQSRPGTKIGTAGYAPDEQLRGGQAYPASDLYSVGAICVFLLTGVEPEELYNPLTGQWPWREQLAQWRDELSGNGDSLDASQRKHLPVSDSVSEGLGLVLDRLLQPAVADRYQSALEVLADLDNIIRTMPPSPYRREESMAVDRDRAKRFWLTRIGTSSGGNFS from the coding sequence GTGAGTTTTTGCCTAAACCCCCAGTGCGATCGCCCGCACAATCCCGATCAGGGGAATTTTTGCCTCAATTGCGGTGCTCCCTTGCTGTTGCGGGGACACTACCGCGCCATTCGCCCCCTGGGCCGTGGCGGATTTGCACGTACCTACCTGGGCATCGATCGCGATCGGTTGGATACCCCTTGCGCCATTAAGCAATTTTTGCCCAGTGCCAAGACCCCCGCTGGCCGCGACAAGGCGATTGAGCTGTTCACCCGCGAGGCCCTGCGGCTGCGAGATTTGGGCGACAATCCCCAAATTCCCGCCCTGTTGGGATTTTTTGAAGAAGGGGGCTACCTCTACCTGGTGCAGGAATATATCGCCGGGGAAACCATTGATCGGGAATTGCAACGATCGGGCCCGTTCAGCGAAGCCAAGCTGCTGGCTTTCCTGCGGGATTTGCTGCCCGTGTTGCAATTTGTGCACGATCGCAGCACGATTCACCGAGATCTAAAGCCCTTGAACCTGATTCGTCGTCAGCGGGATCAGCGAATTGTCCCGATCGATTTCGGCGTGGCCAAAGTGCTGGAAGCCAACACCCAAAGCCGCCCCGGCACGAAAATCGGTACGGCTGGCTATGCCCCCGATGAGCAATTGCGCGGCGGCCAGGCCTATCCCGCCAGCGATCTCTACAGCGTGGGAGCGATCTGCGTGTTTCTGCTGACCGGTGTGGAACCGGAGGAGCTATACAACCCCCTGACGGGCCAGTGGCCTTGGCGAGAACAGTTGGCCCAATGGCGAGATGAGCTGTCGGGCAATGGAGATTCGCTAGATGCGTCCCAACGGAAGCACTTGCCGGTGTCTGACTCGGTGAGTGAAGGGTTGGGCTTGGTGCTCGATCGACTCTTGCAACCGGCCGTTGCCGATCGCTACCAAAGCGCTCTGGAAGTGCTGGCGGACTTAGACAACATCATCCGCACCATGCCCCCTTCTCCCTACCGTCGAGAAGAGTCCATGGCGGTCGATCGCGATCGGGCCAAGCGCTTTTGGCTGACTCGAATTGGCACATCTTCCGGCGGCAATTTTTCATAG
- a CDS encoding glycosyltransferase family A protein, producing MNAVPTASIIIPAYNGAKTIAETIESVLNQTLRDIEVIVVNDGSTDNTSDVVRQFTDPRLKLIEQENAGVAAARNHGAMVSRGRYLTFIDADDLWTSDKVEDQVNALEANPEAGAVYSWIDWVDEEGNYIRDGGFIDTEYNTYLQILLIDIVQSGSNTMIRRDAYFELGGYEGSLHPAEDWDFWLRLAESYEFICVPKLQVHYRQVRGSASTNAIKMEQVSLAIINRECQRLSQNPADRKRFGKLVQMTLNNRYKFLLYKAMDGGIHRNRAFLALRYLAYWIWRDNWEFVRENRDCTIKILTKILVFIFLPNRLAWKFVYRYRSHLEIEKAVLWTIKVKLPEFYEKLPPEDVPIRVSQKRLARSRSTAMDSSRR from the coding sequence ATGAATGCCGTCCCCACTGCATCGATTATTATTCCCGCCTATAACGGGGCAAAAACCATTGCTGAAACGATCGAATCCGTCCTGAATCAGACTTTGCGGGACATCGAAGTGATCGTTGTAAACGATGGTTCCACCGACAACACCTCCGACGTGGTGCGGCAATTCACAGACCCCCGCCTGAAGCTGATTGAACAGGAAAATGCTGGTGTGGCCGCTGCCCGCAATCATGGAGCCATGGTGTCCCGAGGGCGATATCTAACCTTTATTGATGCGGATGACTTGTGGACATCGGACAAGGTAGAAGATCAGGTTAATGCCCTTGAAGCCAACCCAGAAGCCGGAGCCGTTTACAGTTGGATTGATTGGGTTGATGAGGAGGGAAATTATATTCGTGACGGGGGTTTTATTGACACGGAATATAACACCTACTTACAGATTTTATTGATTGACATTGTGCAGTCGGGATCAAACACGATGATCCGACGCGATGCCTATTTTGAACTGGGAGGCTACGAAGGATCGCTGCACCCGGCCGAGGATTGGGATTTTTGGTTGCGCTTGGCGGAATCCTATGAGTTTATTTGTGTGCCGAAATTACAGGTACACTATCGCCAGGTCAGGGGTTCTGCCTCCACCAATGCGATCAAGATGGAGCAGGTGAGCTTGGCGATCATTAACCGAGAGTGCCAACGCCTCAGTCAAAATCCAGCCGATCGCAAGCGTTTTGGCAAGCTGGTGCAAATGACCCTGAATAATCGCTATAAATTTCTGCTTTATAAGGCGATGGATGGGGGAATTCACCGCAACCGCGCTTTTTTGGCCCTGCGCTATTTGGCCTATTGGATTTGGCGCGATAATTGGGAATTTGTGCGGGAAAACCGTGATTGCACAATCAAGATTTTGACCAAGATTTTGGTCTTTATCTTTTTGCCTAATCGGTTGGCTTGGAAGTTTGTTTATCGCTACCGATCGCACCTGGAAATCGAAAAGGCAGTGCTCTGGACAATTAAGGTCAAACTGCCCGAGTTCTATGAAAAATTGCCGCCGGAAGATGTGCCAATTCGAGTCAGCCAAAAGCGCTTGGCCCGATCGCGATCGACCGCCATGGACTCTTCTCGACGGTAG
- a CDS encoding phospholipase D-like domain-containing protein, with translation MTGRVAQQLNSCCGLVAVQRAIGVMETNGWAIGRLKSWASLWTFSLLGAIALWGCGSAGPQFQGGSLPPVAEFNNSAGSAESRPSPIAQPGPVRAFFNHNPASQYRDPYRGIERSGDDLEGRMVQLVASARSTVVVAVQELRLPRLAQALVDRHRAGLQVRVILENSASRPWSSYSPEELAQLSDRERSRIEDYFRLGDRNGDGTVSEAEVLATDAMVMLAQAGVPTLDDTADGSKGSGLMHHKFIVVDGNRSIITSANFTLSDVHGDMGRPASRGNPNNLLEIDSPVVAGWLLEEFGLMWGDGPGGQPDSRFGTNKPLRPLRSTQVGDATIGIQFSPMKTAVPFAERTNGVIAATVGPATRSIDVALFVFSEQAIADAMETAHRQGAKVRVLVDPSFLARDYSEALDLLGVTLRRRTCELEPNQRPWNPPITTVGSPELPMGDLLHHKFGLVDGQTVVTGSHNWSAAADRLNDETLLVVKHPIVATLFQREFDRLWSNATTGLTPKLKERLAADRARCGS, from the coding sequence TTGACTGGACGAGTTGCTCAACAGCTCAACAGTTGTTGTGGACTAGTTGCCGTTCAACGGGCGATCGGGGTGATGGAAACGAACGGATGGGCGATCGGGCGGTTGAAATCCTGGGCGAGTCTTTGGACGTTTAGCCTTTTGGGTGCGATCGCCCTGTGGGGTTGCGGGTCGGCGGGCCCTCAGTTTCAAGGGGGATCCTTGCCGCCGGTCGCTGAATTCAACAACTCAGCCGGTTCCGCCGAAAGTCGTCCTTCCCCGATCGCCCAACCGGGCCCCGTGCGGGCATTTTTTAATCACAATCCTGCTAGCCAATATCGCGATCCCTACCGGGGCATTGAGCGATCGGGCGATGACCTCGAAGGGCGAATGGTGCAGTTGGTCGCAAGTGCCCGATCGACCGTGGTGGTGGCCGTGCAGGAATTGCGCTTGCCTCGGTTGGCCCAAGCACTGGTCGATCGCCACCGGGCCGGCCTGCAAGTCCGGGTAATTTTGGAAAACAGCGCCAGCCGTCCCTGGAGCAGCTACAGCCCGGAGGAGTTGGCGCAACTGAGCGATCGGGAGCGATCGCGCATTGAAGATTATTTCCGGCTGGGCGATCGCAACGGCGATGGAACCGTCAGCGAGGCGGAGGTGCTGGCAACCGATGCCATGGTGATGTTGGCCCAGGCCGGCGTGCCCACCCTCGACGACACCGCCGATGGGTCTAAGGGATCGGGCCTGATGCACCACAAGTTCATCGTGGTGGACGGCAATCGATCGATCATCACCTCCGCAAACTTCACCCTCAGCGATGTCCATGGCGACATGGGCCGGCCCGCCAGTCGTGGCAATCCCAATAATCTGTTGGAAATTGACAGCCCCGTGGTAGCCGGTTGGCTGTTGGAGGAATTTGGGCTGATGTGGGGAGATGGGCCGGGCGGCCAGCCCGACAGCCGCTTTGGCACAAACAAGCCCCTGCGCCCCCTGCGATCGACCCAAGTGGGTGATGCCACCATTGGCATTCAGTTTTCACCCATGAAAACCGCCGTTCCCTTTGCTGAACGCACCAACGGAGTGATTGCGGCCACCGTGGGCCCAGCCACCCGATCGATCGATGTGGCCCTGTTTGTCTTTTCTGAGCAGGCGATCGCGGATGCCATGGAAACCGCCCACCGCCAAGGAGCCAAAGTGCGTGTGTTGGTGGATCCCAGCTTTTTGGCGCGGGACTATAGCGAAGCGCTGGATCTGTTGGGGGTGACCCTGCGCCGCAGAACCTGTGAACTGGAACCCAATCAGCGGCCTTGGAACCCGCCGATCACCACCGTTGGTTCCCCGGAGTTGCCCATGGGTGACCTGCTGCACCACAAATTTGGCTTGGTGGATGGGCAAACGGTGGTGACCGGTTCTCACAACTGGTCGGCGGCGGCCGATCGCCTCAATGATGAAACCCTGTTGGTGGTCAAGCACCCGATCGTGGCGACCCTGTTTCAGCGGGAGTTCGATCGCCTCTGGAGCAACGCCACCACTGGCCTCACCCCGAAGCTGAAAGAGCGCCTCGCAGCCGATCGGGCCCGCTGTGGTTCCTAG
- a CDS encoding inorganic diphosphatase: MDLSRIPAQPKPGIVNVLVEIPGGSKNKYEFDKDMQAFALDRVLYASVRYPFDYGFIPNTLADDGDPLDGMVIMDEPTFPGCVIAARPIGFLEMVDGGDRDEKILCVPAADPRYAGVNSLKDIHPHRLEEIAEFFRTYKNLEKKVTEILGWQEADKVAALVDKCVAAYQ; this comes from the coding sequence ATGGATCTGTCGCGCATTCCTGCCCAACCGAAGCCCGGAATTGTGAACGTGCTGGTGGAAATTCCCGGTGGCAGCAAGAACAAATACGAGTTCGATAAGGATATGCAAGCCTTCGCCCTCGATCGGGTGTTGTATGCCTCGGTGCGCTATCCGTTTGACTATGGCTTTATTCCCAACACCTTGGCGGATGATGGCGATCCCCTCGATGGGATGGTGATTATGGATGAGCCGACCTTCCCCGGTTGCGTGATTGCCGCACGCCCGATCGGCTTCTTGGAAATGGTGGATGGGGGCGATCGGGACGAAAAGATCCTTTGTGTTCCCGCTGCGGATCCCCGCTATGCCGGTGTGAACTCCCTGAAGGACATTCACCCCCACCGCTTGGAAGAAATTGCTGAATTCTTCCGCACCTACAAGAACCTGGAAAAGAAGGTGACGGAAATTCTCGGTTGGCAAGAGGCGGACAAGGTGGCGGCGCTGGTTGACAAGTGCGTGGCTGCTTACCAGTAA
- a CDS encoding J domain-containing protein translates to MTYYDLLGLHPSADVIEIRRQYRELSKAYHPDTTELPLPIATVKFQELNQAYAVLSNPDRREQYDLSIGYSRWTVVQPWQNLQPPSSFESSNLYLDPTDRPLSGGELFALFTLGLSFVGCLALVLVVGILRGEISLTQIAGL, encoded by the coding sequence ATGACCTACTACGACCTTTTGGGGCTGCATCCCTCGGCGGATGTGATTGAAATTCGGCGGCAATATCGCGAACTGAGCAAGGCTTATCACCCGGACACAACCGAGTTGCCGCTCCCGATCGCCACGGTCAAATTTCAAGAGTTGAACCAGGCCTATGCGGTGTTGAGCAATCCCGATCGCCGGGAGCAATATGACCTCTCGATCGGCTATTCCCGCTGGACGGTGGTGCAGCCCTGGCAAAATTTGCAGCCCCCCAGTTCCTTCGAGTCTTCCAATTTGTACTTGGATCCGACCGATCGCCCCCTGTCCGGTGGGGAACTGTTTGCCCTGTTTACGCTGGGCCTGTCCTTTGTGGGCTGTTTGGCGTTGGTGTTGGTGGTGGGAATTTTGCGGGGAGAAATTTCCCTCACCCAAATTGCTGGATTGTAG
- the serS gene encoding serine--tRNA ligase encodes MLDLKLLRANPDDVQARLNHRGQYDIAPILELDRAVRDLEQRRNDLQARSNEIGKLVGQKMKQGADPQGAAVAALKEEGNQLKAQLAELEPQERDLKAQIESALMTIPNLPDPTTPIGKDEDDNVEIRRWGEALIPTRSDILPHYEIGEKLGWLNFERATRIAQSRFVALIGEGAALERALISFMLDRHIAAGYQEVLPPILINSASLTASGQLPKFAEESFKCDRDDLWLAPTAEVPVTSLYRDEILTDDQLPIYHCAYTPCFRREAGSYGRDTRGLIRLHQFNKVELFKFVSPETSEAEHQQLLQDAEGVLQALKLPYRVLQLCTGDMGFSAQKCYDLEVWLPSQNKYREISSCSNCGDFQARRGNLRFKEAGKKGTQFLHTLNGSGLAVGRTMAAILENYQQPDGSIAVPEALQPYLGGKTVLGAATR; translated from the coding sequence GTGCTAGACCTGAAGCTACTGCGTGCGAATCCTGATGATGTCCAAGCACGCCTGAACCACCGTGGCCAATACGACATTGCTCCGATTTTGGAACTCGATCGGGCAGTGCGTGACTTGGAACAGCGGCGCAATGATCTCCAGGCCCGCAGCAACGAAATTGGCAAACTGGTGGGCCAAAAGATGAAGCAAGGGGCCGATCCCCAGGGGGCAGCAGTGGCGGCCCTGAAGGAAGAAGGCAACCAACTGAAGGCCCAATTGGCAGAGCTGGAACCCCAGGAACGGGACTTGAAAGCGCAAATTGAAAGCGCCCTGATGACCATTCCCAACTTGCCCGACCCCACCACCCCGATCGGGAAGGATGAGGACGACAACGTGGAAATTCGGCGGTGGGGCGAGGCACTGATCCCCACGCGATCGGACATTTTGCCCCACTACGAAATTGGCGAAAAGTTGGGTTGGTTGAACTTTGAACGGGCCACCCGCATTGCCCAAAGCCGATTTGTGGCGTTGATTGGTGAAGGGGCCGCCCTGGAGCGAGCGTTGATTAGCTTCATGCTCGATCGCCACATTGCCGCCGGTTATCAGGAAGTGTTGCCCCCCATCCTGATTAACTCCGCCTCGTTAACCGCCTCGGGCCAGTTGCCCAAGTTTGCGGAGGAAAGTTTCAAGTGCGATCGCGATGATCTGTGGCTCGCGCCCACCGCTGAAGTGCCGGTCACCAGCCTTTACCGCGATGAAATCTTGACCGATGATCAGTTGCCGATTTACCACTGCGCCTACACGCCCTGTTTTCGGCGCGAAGCCGGCAGCTATGGGCGCGACACTCGCGGACTCATTCGGTTGCACCAGTTCAACAAAGTGGAGCTGTTTAAGTTTGTGTCGCCGGAAACCTCGGAGGCAGAACACCAACAATTGCTCCAGGATGCAGAGGGCGTGTTGCAGGCCCTGAAGCTGCCCTATCGGGTGTTGCAACTTTGCACGGGAGACATGGGTTTCTCGGCCCAAAAGTGCTACGACTTGGAAGTTTGGCTGCCCTCCCAAAACAAATATCGAGAAATTTCCAGTTGCTCGAACTGTGGCGATTTCCAAGCCCGTCGGGGGAATTTGCGGTTTAAGGAGGCGGGCAAAAAGGGAACCCAATTCCTGCACACCCTCAATGGTTCCGGGCTGGCTGTGGGCCGAACGATGGCGGCAATTTTGGAAAATTACCAACAACCGGATGGGTCGATCGCCGTGCCGGAAGCCCTGCAACCCTACCTGGGCGGCAAAACGGTGCTGGGAGCGGCAACCCGTTAA
- a CDS encoding Dethiobiotin synthetase yields MDYETARGFLIGQGNASSENADAFLNRLKAGKPPIPGQVTSILLALKMVYNALEGTPSLSRELAGPLYRIAVESREAYEQGDRQGVNWPPLLDEDLERIARAAGSIFAGSWQD; encoded by the coding sequence ATGGATTACGAAACCGCCCGCGGCTTTTTGATTGGCCAAGGCAACGCGAGTTCTGAAAATGCCGATGCATTTTTGAATCGGCTGAAGGCAGGCAAACCCCCAATTCCCGGACAAGTTACCTCCATTCTGTTGGCCCTGAAAATGGTCTACAACGCTTTGGAAGGAACCCCCAGCCTCAGCCGGGAACTGGCCGGGCCGCTCTATCGGATTGCGGTAGAAAGTCGCGAGGCCTATGAACAGGGCGATCGACAGGGGGTGAACTGGCCGCCGCTGTTGGATGAAGACTTGGAGCGGATCGCGCGGGCCGCAGGCAGCATCTTTGCCGGAAGCTGGCAAGATTAG
- the tsaB gene encoding tRNA (adenosine(37)-N6)-threonylcarbamoyltransferase complex dimerization subunit type 1 TsaB: protein MTEGNRWGIAIHTASAQLGLAKGDSPRDMVGRVWELGTKLSSDFHDRLSEFVYPLPWSAVQLLAVAIGPGGFTSTRIGVVAARTLAQQLDLPLFGYSTLAAAAWRQRQRAQPGEWLAVQMPARRGEWHGGIYEVTAAGLVTHLSDRVLAPEQWETTIAQQPAPCVIVTAEADLGQDAIALLQLAQQDWAKDVRPHWSTVLPHYGQHPVDR from the coding sequence ATGACTGAGGGGAACCGTTGGGGCATCGCCATCCACACCGCCAGCGCCCAGTTGGGATTGGCTAAGGGAGACTCGCCCCGTGACATGGTGGGGCGGGTTTGGGAACTGGGCACAAAACTATCCAGCGATTTTCACGATCGACTGTCGGAGTTTGTGTATCCCCTGCCTTGGTCGGCGGTGCAGCTTTTGGCGGTGGCGATCGGCCCCGGCGGCTTCACCAGCACCCGCATTGGCGTGGTGGCGGCCCGCACCCTTGCGCAACAGTTGGATCTCCCGCTGTTTGGCTATTCCACCCTGGCGGCGGCGGCCTGGCGACAGCGCCAACGGGCCCAACCGGGTGAATGGCTGGCGGTGCAAATGCCGGCCCGACGAGGAGAATGGCATGGGGGCATTTATGAGGTTACGGCGGCGGGCTTGGTGACCCATTTGAGCGATCGGGTCTTGGCTCCGGAACAGTGGGAAACCACGATCGCCCAGCAACCGGCTCCCTGTGTGATCGTGACGGCGGAGGCAGATTTGGGCCAAGACGCGATCGCCCTCTTGCAACTGGCCCAACAGGATTGGGCAAAGGACGTTCGGCCCCATTGGTCTACGGTATTGCCGCACTATGGCCAACATCCGGTCGATCGATAG
- a CDS encoding DUF4168 domain-containing protein, producing the protein MANRSSQFSRLPWGDRLRQAGRSVGKLFRSIGLIALIGCLISGLWGSALIPAWAATEPIPLAAPGPAAPISPDASAVPAEKVTQFVRAYLQVLALLERREGELRQAETEPEASRLEQEIELEAFEAIEQAGLKPQEYVQLLSLANNDPDFGERIAARLQELEAEPR; encoded by the coding sequence ATGGCCAATCGATCGAGCCAGTTTTCGCGCCTTCCTTGGGGCGATCGCCTCCGCCAAGCCGGGCGATCGGTGGGCAAACTGTTCCGCTCGATCGGGTTGATCGCGTTGATTGGTTGCTTAATCAGCGGGCTTTGGGGCAGCGCCTTGATCCCCGCCTGGGCCGCCACGGAACCGATCCCGCTGGCCGCGCCCGGGCCAGCCGCCCCGATTTCACCGGATGCCAGCGCCGTGCCGGCCGAAAAGGTGACCCAATTCGTGCGGGCCTATTTGCAAGTGCTGGCCCTGTTGGAGCGGCGGGAAGGAGAGCTGCGCCAAGCGGAAACCGAACCGGAAGCCAGCCGCTTGGAGCAGGAAATTGAGCTGGAGGCTTTCGAGGCGATCGAGCAGGCGGGTTTGAAGCCCCAGGAATATGTGCAACTCCTGAGCTTGGCGAACAACGATCCCGATTTTGGAGAACGAATTGCAGCCCGGCTTCAGGAATTGGAAGCTGAACCCCGTTGA
- a CDS encoding dTDP-4-dehydrorhamnose 3,5-epimerase yields MGLSQTIQVKRLDSMKSGMAEFYTPQSCHETMLVQVPAMARDDLFVHRFQTDQLLVVRGSFVMVVLQNRRYQYIPLSDRVPVVLTIPPGVPHGALNFSQDPCLVVNAVVRHGAAHRLDYRPMKPPFPYDLAVAEQSLAALLNCVEAAA; encoded by the coding sequence ATGGGACTTTCTCAAACAATCCAAGTGAAGCGGCTCGACTCCATGAAGTCGGGAATGGCAGAGTTTTACACGCCCCAATCCTGCCATGAAACAATGTTGGTGCAAGTGCCAGCCATGGCGCGGGATGATTTATTTGTGCATCGGTTTCAGACCGATCAATTGTTGGTGGTGCGGGGCAGTTTTGTGATGGTGGTGTTGCAAAATCGTCGCTATCAATACATTCCTTTGAGCGATCGTGTGCCGGTGGTTTTAACCATTCCGCCCGGTGTGCCCCATGGTGCTTTGAACTTCAGCCAAGATCCCTGTTTGGTGGTGAATGCTGTGGTGCGTCACGGAGCAGCCCATCGCCTTGACTACCGACCCATGAAACCACCCTTTCCCTACGATTTGGCAGTGGCGGAACAGTCCTTGGCGGCGCTGTTGAATTGTGTGGAAGCGGCGGCTTAA